Proteins encoded in a region of the Sterolibacterium denitrificans genome:
- a CDS encoding helix-turn-helix domain-containing protein produces MPRKPPVVFPQEQRLLSELGERLRLARKRRKLSNAVVAQRAGISRTTVYKVEAGDPGATLGAYVRVLAVLGLEGDLNLLAADDRIGRKLQDLALEPSPNAKRRKAHPSPIQSREGPA; encoded by the coding sequence CGTAAGCCACCCGTTGTCTTTCCACAGGAGCAGCGCCTGCTCTCCGAGCTGGGTGAACGGCTGCGCCTTGCCCGCAAGAGGCGCAAGCTGAGCAACGCGGTGGTGGCCCAGCGTGCGGGGATTTCGAGAACCACCGTGTACAAGGTCGAGGCGGGCGATCCCGGCGCGACGCTGGGGGCCTACGTCCGGGTGCTGGCCGTGCTGGGCCTCGAAGGTGATCTCAATCTGTTGGCAGCCGACGACCGGATCGGGCGCAAGCTGCAGGATTTGGCGCTGGAGCCGTCACCAAACGCCAAGCGTCGAAAGGCCCATCCTTCGCCAATCCAGAGTCGCGAAGGGCCTGCATGA
- a CDS encoding type II toxin-antitoxin system HipA family toxin codes for MSKQDNALEVWLDDDLGPACLVGTLAHDRGQIRFHYERDWLKEPRAFTLDPDLSLDEHPFFPKPELGNFGIFLDSSPDRWGQTLMKRREALQAKDEKRPPRTLYAWDFLIGVQDQTRQGALRFRRPGTETFLGDEKMAAPPVTTLHELETVAYQLSNRRIDDLDALRKWLAVLVAPGASLGGARPKANFTEADGSFWIAKFPARDDDRDVGAWEYVVHQLATKAGVDVPPARLIKLGNDFHTFCVQRFDRAHGARRFHASAMTLLRKTQSEGTSYLELAQFIRAQGDAEHADADLAQLFRRVAFNVAIGNRDDHLRNHGFVLGKTGWRLSPAFDVNPNIDKAEHVLNIDDVDNRPSLETVLGTAAFYGLGDGPARQVLEEVAAAVDGWQDAARRAGIASADINLTAGAFSAHAEFRALAEANNDSPS; via the coding sequence ATGAGCAAGCAGGACAACGCCCTTGAAGTCTGGCTGGACGATGACCTCGGCCCTGCATGCCTGGTCGGCACGCTTGCCCACGACCGCGGCCAGATCCGCTTTCACTACGAACGGGACTGGCTCAAGGAACCTCGCGCCTTCACGCTGGATCCCGATCTCTCCCTGGACGAGCACCCCTTCTTTCCGAAGCCGGAACTGGGCAACTTCGGCATCTTCCTGGACTCATCACCTGACCGCTGGGGCCAAACGCTGATGAAGCGCCGCGAGGCGCTGCAGGCCAAGGACGAGAAGCGGCCACCTCGCACGCTCTATGCCTGGGACTTCCTCATCGGTGTGCAGGACCAGACCCGACAAGGTGCATTGCGCTTTCGCCGGCCGGGCACGGAAACGTTTCTCGGCGACGAAAAGATGGCGGCACCGCCGGTGACGACTTTGCATGAACTGGAAACGGTGGCCTATCAGCTCAGCAACCGGCGCATCGACGACCTCGATGCCCTGCGCAAATGGCTCGCCGTGCTCGTCGCACCGGGCGCCTCGCTGGGTGGGGCAAGGCCGAAGGCCAACTTCACGGAGGCCGACGGCTCGTTCTGGATCGCCAAGTTCCCCGCCCGCGACGATGACCGGGACGTTGGGGCCTGGGAGTATGTCGTTCACCAGTTGGCCACGAAAGCCGGCGTAGATGTACCGCCCGCGAGGCTGATCAAGCTGGGTAACGACTTCCACACTTTCTGCGTGCAAAGGTTCGATCGCGCGCATGGTGCCAGGCGCTTCCATGCCTCGGCGATGACGCTGCTGCGCAAGACGCAGAGCGAGGGCACGAGCTACCTGGAACTGGCCCAGTTCATCCGAGCCCAGGGCGATGCAGAGCATGCAGATGCAGACCTGGCACAACTATTCCGTCGCGTGGCATTCAACGTCGCGATCGGCAACCGGGACGATCACCTGCGCAACCATGGCTTCGTACTTGGCAAGACAGGGTGGCGCCTATCACCGGCATTTGATGTCAACCCGAACATCGACAAGGCGGAGCATGTCCTGAACATCGACGATGTCGACAACCGGCCGAGTCTGGAGACGGTTCTCGGTACGGCGGCGTTCTACGGGCTTGGTGACGGCCCGGCTCGACAGGTGTTGGAGGAAGTCGCGGCAGCGGTCGATGGCTGGCAGGACGCGGCACGCAGGGCTGGCATCGCAAGCGCCGACATCAACCTGACGGCAGGTGCTTTCTCGGCCCATGCGGAGTTTCGTGCCTTGGCGGAGGCGAACAACGACAGTCCGTCGTAG
- the thiS gene encoding sulfur carrier protein ThiS — protein MIEFILNGEIQRREAAVSVAALLEEMALAGKRLAVEMDGRIVPKSQHDRTLVDAGSQLEIVVAVGGG, from the coding sequence ATGATCGAATTCATCCTCAACGGCGAAATACAGCGGCGCGAGGCCGCCGTCAGCGTGGCGGCCCTGCTCGAGGAAATGGCGCTGGCCGGCAAGCGGCTGGCCGTCGAAATGGATGGCCGGATCGTGCCGAAAAGCCAGCATGACCGCACCCTGGTCGATGCCGGCAGCCAACTGGAAATCGTCGTCGCCGTCGGTGGCGGTTAG
- a CDS encoding thiazole synthase codes for MTQDTLTIAGRTYGSRLLVGTGKYKDFAETRQAVDAAGAQIVTVAIRRTNIGQEPGQPSLLDVLPSEKYTLLPNTAGCYTAEEAVRTLRLARELLDGHDLVKLEVLGDQKTLFPQMPETLKAAEILIKDGFKVMVYCSDDPIQAKLLEDMGCVAVMPLASLIGSGMGILNPWNLQLIIEQARVPVIVDAGVGTASDAAIAMELGCDGVLMNTAIAQARNPVLMAGAMKKAVEAGREAFLAGRMPKKFYSAVPSSPSGGLIGTAGKA; via the coding sequence ATGACGCAAGACACTCTGACGATCGCCGGCCGGACTTACGGCTCGCGCCTGCTGGTCGGCACCGGCAAGTACAAGGATTTCGCCGAAACGCGGCAGGCGGTCGATGCTGCCGGCGCGCAGATCGTCACCGTCGCCATCCGCCGCACCAACATCGGCCAGGAGCCGGGCCAGCCTTCGCTGCTGGACGTCCTGCCATCGGAAAAATACACCCTGCTGCCGAACACCGCCGGCTGCTACACGGCCGAGGAAGCCGTGCGCACCCTGCGCCTGGCGCGCGAGCTGCTGGATGGCCATGACCTGGTCAAGCTGGAAGTGCTGGGCGACCAGAAGACGCTGTTCCCGCAGATGCCGGAAACCCTCAAGGCCGCCGAAATCCTCATCAAGGACGGTTTCAAGGTGATGGTCTATTGCAGCGACGACCCGATCCAGGCGAAGCTGCTGGAGGACATGGGCTGCGTCGCGGTGATGCCGCTGGCTTCCTTGATCGGCTCGGGCATGGGCATCCTGAATCCCTGGAACCTGCAGTTGATCATCGAACAGGCCAGGGTGCCGGTGATCGTCGATGCCGGCGTGGGCACGGCTTCCGATGCGGCGATTGCCATGGAACTGGGCTGCGACGGTGTGCTGATGAATACCGCCATCGCCCAGGCGCGCAACCCGGTGCTGATGGCCGGCGCCATGAAGAAGGCGGTCGAAGCGGGACGCGAAGCGTTTCTCGCCGGCCGCATGCCCAAAAAATTCTATTCCGCCGTTCCCAGCTCGCCGAGCGGCGGGCTGATCGGCACGGCAGGCAAAGCTTGA
- the trmB gene encoding tRNA (guanosine(46)-N7)-methyltransferase TrmB: protein MNSPQNPDQTHGHGHIRSYVLRQGRVSSAQQRHYEEGLPRWGIPYRNELLDLAAVFGRTASAAPKILEIGCGMGETTAAIAAAHPENDYLGIEVHTPGVGSLLKEISERDLRNLRICQHDAVEVLRDMIPPASLAGVHVYFPDPWPKKRQQKRRLIQAPLVHLIAERLMPGGYLHCATDWEEYALQMVDVLAAEPLLENTGRLPGGFAARPDYRPQTKFETRGLRLGHGVWDVIFRRREEAA from the coding sequence TTGAACTCGCCGCAAAACCCCGACCAGACGCACGGTCACGGCCACATCCGCAGCTATGTGCTGCGCCAGGGCCGCGTCTCCAGCGCCCAGCAGCGGCATTACGAGGAAGGCCTACCGCGCTGGGGCATTCCCTACCGGAACGAACTGCTGGATCTGGCCGCCGTCTTCGGGCGGACGGCCAGCGCAGCGCCGAAGATCCTGGAAATCGGCTGCGGTATGGGTGAAACCACCGCCGCCATTGCCGCCGCCCATCCGGAAAACGATTATCTGGGCATCGAAGTGCACACCCCGGGCGTGGGCAGCCTGCTGAAGGAAATCAGCGAGCGCGATCTGCGCAATCTGCGCATCTGCCAGCATGATGCGGTGGAAGTGTTGCGCGACATGATTCCTCCGGCCTCGCTAGCTGGCGTGCATGTGTATTTTCCCGATCCCTGGCCGAAGAAGCGCCAGCAGAAGCGCCGCCTGATTCAGGCGCCGCTGGTGCACCTGATCGCCGAGCGCCTGATGCCCGGCGGCTACCTGCATTGCGCCACCGACTGGGAGGAATACGCCCTGCAGATGGTGGACGTACTGGCTGCCGAGCCGCTGCTGGAAAACACCGGGCGACTGCCCGGCGGCTTTGCCGCACGCCCGGACTACCGGCCGCAGACCAAGTTCGAGACGCGCGGCCTGCGCCTGGGCCATGGCGTCTGGGACGTGATCTTCCGCCGCCGGGAAGAGGCAGCATGA
- a CDS encoding DUF1439 domain-containing protein, which produces MMRFPRFLLALASCLLLAACATLSGPRDVDVPLARLEAGLGKRFPIDQNVLEMFRIQLSAPQLASLPEQERLLIRLQAAVSTPLTRQPWQGQLALSARLAIDGAQNAIVLREARIEELGVAGIDRQRGQMLNRVADFVADQLLENAVLHRFEPDELRHFGTQYAPTRIQPTTNSLKIRFEPLP; this is translated from the coding sequence ATGATGCGCTTTCCTCGCTTTCTGCTCGCGCTGGCAAGCTGCCTGCTGCTGGCCGCCTGCGCCACGCTCAGCGGCCCGCGCGATGTCGACGTGCCGCTCGCTCGCCTGGAAGCCGGCCTGGGCAAACGCTTTCCCATCGACCAGAACGTGCTGGAGATGTTTCGCATCCAGCTCTCCGCACCGCAGCTTGCCAGCCTGCCGGAACAGGAGCGGCTGCTGATCAGGCTGCAGGCCGCCGTTTCCACCCCGCTGACGCGCCAGCCCTGGCAGGGCCAACTGGCGCTCTCCGCCCGCCTGGCCATCGACGGCGCGCAGAACGCCATCGTTCTCAGGGAAGCGCGCATCGAAGAACTCGGCGTCGCCGGCATCGACAGGCAGCGCGGCCAGATGCTGAACCGGGTCGCCGACTTCGTTGCCGATCAATTGCTGGAAAATGCCGTGCTGCACCGCTTCGAGCCCGACGAGCTGCGCCACTTCGGCACGCAATACGCGCCGACCCGCATCCAGCCGACGACGAACAGCCTGAAGATCCGCTTCGAACCGCTGCCCTGA
- a CDS encoding sulfotransferase family protein, with the protein MKFEIDTLLAEAMRRSGDLRDFGAADFRPPLQALLSALDTEGKLSEIGRQILGERIIELLRNRLVIEAYYRNFPQIEEERIERPIVIVGLPRTGTTLLQRILGCDARLYPLYWWETRFPAPLADTPPGQPDPRIELARTEVAGMLEAMPRLKAIHPLDAEAPDEEGMLLEHSFCAFFDAYADIPGYTAWLWNNDQTPAYEYLKRMLKFLQWQKRQRGETASLGRWVLKTPHHLRQIAVLFKVFPDAQVIQTHRDPLQTIPSIASFNETLWQIYGRDVDATRVGRQWSAILARGMRETMAWRDQHGAGRFLDIWFSDTLAKPLEVVQAIYDFAGLSLPDGIQERMQVYLEQNRRDQRPLHEYSLAHYGLSEAQIADDFAAYRQRYILARQD; encoded by the coding sequence ATGAAGTTCGAGATTGACACCCTGCTGGCCGAGGCGATGCGGCGCAGCGGCGATTTGCGTGACTTCGGCGCGGCGGATTTTCGTCCGCCCCTGCAGGCCTTGCTGAGCGCGCTCGATACCGAGGGCAAGCTGTCGGAGATCGGGCGCCAGATTCTGGGTGAGCGGATCATCGAGTTGCTCAGGAACCGCCTGGTCATCGAAGCGTATTACCGCAACTTCCCGCAGATCGAGGAAGAGCGGATCGAGCGGCCGATCGTCATCGTCGGCCTGCCGCGCACGGGCACCACGCTCCTGCAGCGCATCCTTGGTTGCGATGCGCGCCTGTATCCGCTGTACTGGTGGGAAACCCGCTTTCCCGCGCCGCTTGCTGACACGCCGCCGGGCCAGCCCGATCCGCGCATCGAACTGGCCCGGACCGAGGTGGCCGGCATGCTCGAAGCGATGCCCCGCCTCAAGGCCATCCATCCGCTCGATGCCGAAGCGCCGGACGAGGAGGGCATGCTGCTGGAGCATTCCTTCTGCGCCTTCTTCGACGCCTATGCCGACATTCCGGGCTACACGGCATGGCTGTGGAACAACGATCAGACGCCCGCCTACGAATATCTCAAGCGCATGCTGAAGTTCCTGCAATGGCAGAAACGCCAGCGCGGCGAAACGGCCAGCCTGGGCCGCTGGGTGCTCAAGACGCCGCATCACCTGCGCCAAATCGCCGTGCTGTTCAAGGTCTTTCCCGATGCCCAGGTGATCCAGACCCATCGCGATCCCCTGCAGACCATTCCTTCGATCGCCAGCTTCAACGAAACGCTGTGGCAGATCTATGGCCGCGATGTCGATGCGACGCGCGTCGGCCGGCAGTGGTCGGCCATCCTCGCGCGCGGCATGCGCGAGACCATGGCCTGGCGCGATCAACACGGGGCGGGCAGGTTTCTCGACATCTGGTTCAGTGACACGCTCGCCAAGCCGCTGGAAGTCGTCCAGGCGATTTACGACTTCGCCGGCTTGTCCCTGCCCGACGGCATCCAGGAACGCATGCAGGTCTATCTGGAACAGAATCGCCGCGACCAGCGCCCGCTGCATGAGTACAGCCTTGCGCACTATGGTCTGAGCGAAGCGCAGATCGCCGATGATTTCGCCGCATACCGCCAGCGCTACATCCTTGCCCGCCAGGACTGA
- a CDS encoding polysaccharide biosynthesis protein translates to MRTLLVVLHDLAATALAWMLAYWLRFNFAIPAEFMDSMLITLAAVIPLQTLIAWRLGLYRGIWRFASLPDLKRIVLAGVTGAILLPLLLYMLQIMVGVPRSVLVLYPLLLILFVGSSRFLYRSWKDGHLLKLRAVIGEPVLVLGAGEAALLLLRELDAGRQWHVVGLLDDDAKKRGRLLHGVPVLGALDELATQAQAHGIDHVILAIPSASHALRRRISEMAGAAGITVLTVPAFDDLLSGRVTISQIRKFELEDLLGRDPVQLDEAGLHRMLTDKVVLVTGAGGSIGAELCRQVARFVPRRLVLFEMSEFALYTLEQQFLLEQPQLDIVCAIGDVRDGRRLAEVFAAQRPAVVFHAAAYKHVPLMENANAWQAVRNNVLGTFQVARAALDHGVERFVLISTDKAVNPTNVMGASKRLAELLCQALGRAARHGAVDGRTTRFVMVRFGNVLGSSGSVIPRFREQIARGGPVTVTHPDIIRYFMLIPEAAQLVLQAGLMGGEPGRGNEIFVLDMGEPVRIVDLARDMIRLSGFNEGDIRIEFTGLRPGEKLYEELLADGEQTLPTPHPKLRVARAGKANETDDDAWLAELQRWLAQENVDEAEVKAALQRWVAEYKPARS, encoded by the coding sequence ATGCGCACCTTACTCGTCGTTCTCCACGATCTGGCGGCCACCGCCCTGGCCTGGATGCTGGCTTACTGGCTGCGCTTCAATTTCGCGATCCCGGCCGAGTTCATGGACAGCATGCTGATCACGCTGGCGGCGGTGATTCCCCTGCAAACCCTCATCGCCTGGCGTCTGGGACTGTATCGCGGCATCTGGCGCTTCGCCAGCCTGCCCGATCTCAAGCGCATCGTTCTGGCCGGCGTGACGGGCGCGATCCTCCTGCCGTTGCTGCTTTACATGCTGCAGATCATGGTCGGCGTGCCGCGCTCGGTGCTGGTGCTCTATCCCCTGTTGCTGATCCTGTTCGTCGGCAGCAGCCGTTTTCTTTACCGTTCCTGGAAGGACGGCCATCTGCTCAAGCTGCGCGCGGTGATCGGCGAGCCGGTGCTGGTCCTCGGCGCCGGCGAGGCCGCCCTGCTGCTGCTGCGCGAACTGGATGCCGGCCGGCAATGGCATGTCGTCGGCCTGCTCGATGACGATGCGAAGAAACGGGGACGCCTGCTGCATGGCGTGCCGGTACTCGGCGCGCTCGACGAGCTGGCGACTCAGGCACAGGCCCATGGCATCGATCACGTCATCCTGGCGATTCCCTCGGCCTCGCACGCCCTGCGCCGGCGCATCAGCGAAATGGCCGGCGCGGCCGGCATCACCGTGCTGACCGTGCCGGCCTTCGACGACCTGCTGTCGGGACGCGTGACGATCTCGCAGATCCGCAAGTTCGAACTCGAAGACCTGCTCGGGCGCGATCCGGTGCAGCTCGACGAAGCCGGCCTGCATCGCATGCTGACCGACAAGGTGGTGCTGGTGACCGGCGCCGGCGGCTCCATCGGCGCCGAGCTGTGCCGCCAGGTTGCGCGCTTCGTGCCGCGCCGGCTGGTGCTCTTCGAGATGTCGGAATTCGCCCTCTACACCCTCGAACAGCAGTTCCTGCTCGAGCAGCCGCAACTCGACATCGTCTGCGCCATCGGCGACGTACGCGACGGCCGGCGGCTGGCCGAAGTCTTCGCCGCGCAGCGTCCCGCCGTGGTCTTCCACGCCGCCGCCTACAAGCATGTGCCACTGATGGAAAACGCCAACGCCTGGCAGGCGGTGCGCAACAACGTGCTCGGCACCTTCCAGGTCGCCCGCGCGGCGCTCGATCATGGCGTCGAGCGCTTCGTGCTGATTTCCACCGACAAGGCGGTGAATCCGACCAATGTCATGGGAGCGAGCAAGCGGCTGGCCGAACTGCTCTGCCAGGCCCTCGGCCGCGCGGCGCGGCACGGCGCGGTGGATGGACGGACGACGCGCTTCGTCATGGTGCGCTTCGGCAATGTGCTGGGTAGCAGCGGCAGCGTGATTCCGCGCTTCCGCGAGCAGATCGCGCGCGGCGGCCCGGTCACCGTCACCCATCCCGACATCATCCGCTATTTCATGCTGATCCCCGAAGCGGCGCAACTGGTGCTGCAGGCCGGGCTGATGGGCGGAGAGCCCGGCCGGGGCAACGAAATTTTCGTGCTCGACATGGGCGAGCCGGTGCGCATCGTCGATCTGGCACGCGACATGATCCGGCTGTCCGGCTTCAATGAGGGCGACATCCGCATCGAATTCACCGGCCTGCGCCCCGGCGAAAAGCTCTACGAGGAACTGCTGGCCGACGGCGAGCAGACCCTGCCGACGCCGCATCCCAAACTGCGCGTGGCGCGCGCCGGCAAGGCGAACGAAACCGACGACGACGCCTGGCTGGCCGAATTGCAGCGCTGGCTGGCACAGGAAAATGTCGACGAGGCCGAAGTCAAGGCCGCCTTGCAACGCTGGGTTGCCGAATACAAACCCGCGCGGAGCTGA
- a CDS encoding symmetrical bis(5'-nucleosyl)-tetraphosphatase — protein MARYAIGDIQGCYREFRQLLDVIRFDPAADRLWLVGDLVNRGPQSLEVLRFVRELGTAAVTVLGNHDLHLLMLAAGCSRQRPDDTLAPILAAPERDELLHWLRQQPMLHVENEHVMVHAGLLPQWTVAQAARLAGEVETALRAPDHREFLAHLWGSEPAAWDDHLTGWPRLRVIVNAMTRMRFCTADGVMEFHSKGETANAPAGHLPWFEAPGRRSADHVLVTGHWSALGLKLTGNLLALDTGCVWGRELSAVRLEDRALFQVPYCRR, from the coding sequence ATGGCACGCTACGCCATCGGCGACATCCAGGGCTGCTATCGCGAGTTCCGCCAACTGCTCGACGTCATTCGTTTCGATCCGGCCGCGGATCGCCTCTGGCTGGTCGGCGATCTGGTCAACCGTGGCCCGCAATCGCTGGAAGTCCTGCGCTTCGTGCGCGAGCTCGGCACAGCCGCGGTGACGGTGCTCGGTAATCATGACCTGCATCTGCTGATGCTGGCCGCGGGCTGTTCGCGGCAGCGTCCCGACGACACGCTGGCACCCATCCTCGCCGCGCCGGAGCGTGACGAGCTGCTGCACTGGCTGCGCCAGCAGCCGATGCTGCACGTCGAAAACGAGCATGTCATGGTGCATGCCGGACTGCTGCCGCAATGGACGGTGGCGCAGGCCGCGCGGCTCGCCGGCGAAGTCGAAACGGCGCTGCGCGCCCCGGATCATCGCGAATTTCTCGCCCATCTGTGGGGCAGCGAACCCGCCGCCTGGGACGATCATCTGACCGGCTGGCCGCGCTTGCGGGTGATCGTCAATGCCATGACGCGCATGCGTTTCTGCACAGCCGACGGCGTCATGGAATTTCACAGCAAGGGTGAAACGGCCAACGCGCCGGCCGGCCATCTGCCCTGGTTCGAGGCGCCGGGTCGGCGCAGCGCCGATCACGTTCTGGTGACCGGCCACTGGTCCGCGCTCGGCCTGAAACTCACCGGGAACCTGCTGGCGCTCGATACCGGCTGCGTATGGGGCCGGGAACTCAGCGCCGTCCGCCTCGAGGATCGCGCGCTGTTCCAGGTTCCGTATTGCCGGCGCTGA
- a CDS encoding glycine zipper 2TM domain-containing protein, with translation MLQKLQESTSVLILSLLLGASLLAGCATSQSGGSYTPAQAQREMTVRMGVVESVRLVTISGTQSGAGTATGAVIGGLAGSSVSKGDRRSAAGAVIGAVGGAVAGHMIEEGVTKKQGLEITVRYDNGTLGAITQEADEQFNVGDRVRVLSGGGVTRVAH, from the coding sequence ATGCTGCAAAAACTGCAAGAATCGACTTCCGTCCTGATCCTGTCGCTGCTGCTGGGCGCAAGTCTGCTGGCCGGCTGCGCCACCAGCCAGTCCGGCGGCAGCTACACTCCGGCCCAGGCGCAGCGTGAAATGACGGTGCGCATGGGCGTCGTCGAAAGCGTGCGTCTGGTCACCATTTCAGGGACGCAATCGGGCGCCGGCACTGCGACGGGCGCCGTGATCGGCGGACTGGCCGGCAGCAGCGTCTCCAAGGGCGACCGCCGTTCGGCGGCGGGTGCCGTCATCGGCGCCGTGGGCGGTGCCGTGGCCGGTCACATGATCGAGGAAGGCGTGACCAAGAAGCAGGGCCTGGAAATCACCGTGCGCTACGATAACGGCACTCTGGGCGCCATCACCCAGGAAGCCGACGAACAGTTCAATGTCGGCGACCGCGTGCGCGTGCTCTCCGGCGGCGGCGTGACGCGCGTCGCCCACTGA
- a CDS encoding carbohydrate kinase family protein: protein MKTLICGSLAYDTIMVFSDRFKNHILPEKIHMLNVAFLVPDMRREYGGCAGNIAYSLNLLGGRPLIMATVGEDSLPYRQRLQYLGLDATHVREIRDSFTAQAFITTDLDDNQITAFHPGAMNFSHRNHVADAREVSLGIVAPDGRDGMLQHAREFHAAGIPFIFDPGQGLPMFDGEELLGFLKLADYCTVNDYEAELLSSRTGRTLDELAASLQALIVTRGGEGSDIYSAGRCIRIPGVKVDRLVDPTGCGDAYRAGLLYGIYHGWNWERTGRLASLMGAIKIAHRGGQNHKLARDDIAVRYREAFGEELWQGD from the coding sequence ATGAAAACATTGATTTGCGGTTCGCTTGCCTACGACACGATCATGGTGTTCTCCGATCGCTTCAAGAATCACATCCTGCCCGAGAAGATCCACATGCTCAACGTGGCCTTTCTCGTTCCCGACATGCGCCGAGAATATGGCGGCTGCGCCGGCAACATCGCCTACTCGCTGAATCTGCTCGGCGGCCGGCCGCTGATCATGGCCACGGTCGGCGAAGACAGCCTGCCCTATCGGCAGCGCCTGCAATACCTCGGTCTCGACGCCACGCATGTGCGCGAAATCCGCGACAGCTTCACGGCGCAGGCCTTCATCACCACCGATCTCGACGACAACCAGATCACCGCCTTCCATCCCGGCGCAATGAATTTTTCGCACCGGAACCATGTGGCGGACGCGCGTGAGGTGAGCCTGGGCATCGTCGCGCCCGATGGCCGCGACGGCATGCTGCAGCATGCGCGGGAGTTTCACGCGGCGGGCATCCCCTTCATCTTCGATCCCGGCCAGGGTCTGCCGATGTTCGATGGCGAGGAATTGCTCGGCTTCCTGAAACTTGCCGACTACTGCACGGTCAACGACTATGAAGCCGAGCTGCTCTCCAGTCGTACCGGCAGGACGCTGGATGAACTGGCCGCCTCCCTGCAGGCGCTGATCGTCACACGCGGCGGCGAGGGTTCGGATATTTACAGCGCAGGGCGTTGCATCCGGATTCCCGGCGTGAAGGTGGATCGGCTCGTCGATCCCACTGGCTGCGGCGATGCTTACCGGGCCGGATTGCTGTATGGTATTTACCATGGCTGGAACTGGGAAAGGACCGGCCGGCTGGCTTCACTGATGGGCGCGATCAAGATTGCCCATCGCGGCGGCCAGAACCACAAGCTGGCGCGCGACGACATCGCCGTCCGCTACCGGGAGGCATTTGGCGAAGAACTTTGGCAAGGAGACTGA
- a CDS encoding zinc-ribbon and DUF3426 domain-containing protein, which yields MMQTRCPACTTAFRVTPEQLKMRQGQVRCGKCRQVFDALAALTDVEPVEPAVQMTADSEPMAASDDDLIPAAAPEIAATEVESEAEAEPEPTASVATAATTPPPAVAEEALDAEQPDAAVASGIVTPVVEAGPQPESESKPEAEPEPEPDVTAPAEPPRVSLLDDGEGGDALAASPWPWLLASLLAMLLLSCQLLIHFRSEALVLAPELKPALQAACDVLGCDLSLPRQPEQLSIEASDLHPDTQRKDGLVLTATLKNRALFAQQLPHLELTLTDAYDQPLLRKVIAPDEYLPPANDHAPRPVGFAPRDELAIHLSLLPENGLRGNAAGYRLYLFYP from the coding sequence ATGATGCAGACCCGCTGCCCGGCCTGCACCACGGCCTTTCGCGTCACCCCCGAGCAACTCAAGATGCGGCAGGGTCAGGTGCGCTGCGGCAAATGCCGGCAGGTATTCGACGCCCTGGCGGCGCTGACCGATGTCGAGCCGGTTGAGCCGGCGGTACAGATGACGGCAGACAGCGAGCCGATGGCCGCATCCGATGACGACCTGATCCCCGCCGCCGCGCCTGAGATTGCCGCAACCGAAGTTGAATCCGAGGCCGAGGCCGAACCCGAACCCACTGCATCCGTGGCAACTGCGGCAACCACGCCGCCGCCTGCCGTTGCGGAAGAAGCGCTGGATGCCGAGCAGCCGGACGCTGCCGTGGCAAGCGGGATCGTGACGCCGGTGGTGGAAGCGGGGCCGCAACCTGAATCCGAATCCAAGCCCGAAGCCGAACCTGAACCTGAACCCGACGTCACCGCGCCAGCGGAACCGCCTCGCGTGTCGTTGCTGGACGACGGAGAGGGGGGCGATGCGCTCGCGGCAAGTCCTTGGCCGTGGCTGCTCGCCAGCCTGCTGGCCATGTTGCTGCTGTCATGTCAGTTGCTGATCCATTTTCGCAGCGAAGCCCTGGTGCTCGCGCCCGAACTCAAGCCGGCGCTGCAGGCCGCCTGCGATGTGCTGGGTTGCGATCTGTCGCTGCCGCGCCAGCCCGAGCAGCTCAGTATCGAGGCTTCCGACCTGCATCCCGATACGCAACGCAAGGATGGCCTGGTGCTGACCGCCACCCTGAAGAACCGGGCGCTCTTTGCGCAACAACTGCCGCATCTCGAACTGACGTTGACCGATGCCTACGACCAGCCGCTGCTGCGCAAGGTCATCGCGCCGGATGAATACCTGCCGCCGGCGAACGATCATGCGCCGCGTCCGGTCGGCTTCGCGCCCCGCGACGAGCTGGCCATCCACCTGAGTCTGCTGCCGGAAAACGGTCTTCGCGGCAACGCCGCCGGCTATCGTCTGTATCTGTTCTACCCCTGA